A part of Kitasatospora acidiphila genomic DNA contains:
- a CDS encoding MFS transporter encodes MLSSYRQIFAAPGSLAFSATGLVSRLPISMVGVGVVTMFSELRGSYGLAGAVTATLALASAGIGPQVSRLVDRYGQRRVVRPATAISVLCSALLLLAAWRSWPTWTYFPCAIGMGAMGSTGPLVRARWAQLYRDDQAKLHTAYALEAVVDEIIFIVGPILSICLATSFFPEAGVLLAAVFGAVGVLLFTAQRSTEPPPHPVARAAGGSVLRLPGLRVLIATFVAIGTIFSSVEVVTVAYAREQGHGAAASLVLAVYALGSGVAGVVVGVLHPRGPAARRFRNGVAVMAVTLTPLSLVAAWCSGTVGLVAAGATLFLSGMSISPTMITATGLTERLVPAAQLTEGMSWTTTGLGIGVAGGSYLAGSVVDAAGVAAGYRVPLAAGVFALLLAAAGGRWLRTDSPAAAPEPAAVAP; translated from the coding sequence GCTGGCGTTCTCCGCCACCGGACTGGTGTCCCGACTGCCGATCTCGATGGTCGGGGTCGGCGTGGTCACCATGTTCTCCGAGCTGCGCGGCTCCTACGGGCTGGCGGGTGCGGTCACGGCGACCCTGGCGCTGGCCTCGGCGGGCATCGGGCCGCAGGTCTCGCGGCTGGTCGACCGCTACGGGCAGCGCCGGGTGGTCCGGCCGGCCACCGCGATCAGCGTGCTGTGCTCGGCGCTGCTGCTGCTCGCCGCCTGGCGCTCCTGGCCGACCTGGACGTACTTCCCGTGTGCGATCGGGATGGGCGCCATGGGCAGCACCGGTCCACTGGTCCGGGCCCGCTGGGCGCAGCTCTACCGGGACGACCAGGCCAAGCTGCACACCGCCTACGCACTGGAGGCGGTGGTCGACGAGATCATCTTCATCGTCGGGCCGATCCTCTCCATCTGCCTGGCCACCTCCTTCTTCCCGGAGGCCGGGGTGCTGCTCGCCGCGGTCTTCGGGGCCGTGGGGGTGCTGCTGTTCACCGCCCAGCGGTCCACCGAGCCCCCGCCGCACCCGGTGGCGCGCGCGGCCGGTGGCTCGGTGCTGCGACTGCCCGGCCTGCGGGTGCTGATCGCCACCTTCGTCGCGATCGGGACGATCTTCAGCTCGGTCGAGGTGGTCACCGTGGCCTACGCCCGGGAGCAGGGCCACGGCGCGGCCGCCAGCCTGGTGCTGGCCGTCTACGCGCTCGGCTCCGGGGTGGCCGGCGTGGTGGTCGGCGTCCTGCACCCGCGCGGCCCGGCGGCCCGGCGGTTCCGCAACGGCGTCGCGGTGATGGCGGTGACGCTGACGCCGCTCAGCCTGGTGGCCGCCTGGTGCAGCGGCACGGTCGGCCTGGTCGCGGCCGGGGCCACCCTGTTCCTCTCCGGGATGTCCATCTCGCCCACCATGATCACCGCGACCGGCCTGACCGAGCGCCTGGTCCCGGCCGCCCAGCTGACCGAGGGGATGTCCTGGACCACCACCGGCCTCGGCATCGGCGTGGCGGGCGGCTCCTACCTGGCCGGCTCGGTGGTCGACGCCGCCGGGGTCGCGGCCGGCTACCGGGTCCCGCTGGCCGCCGGGGTCTTCGCCCTGCTGCTGGCCGCGGCGGGCGGGCGCTGGCTGCGCACCGACAGCCCGGCCGCGGCCCCCGAGCCGGCCGCGGTGGCGCCCTGA